A window of Dickeya zeae NCPPB 2538 contains these coding sequences:
- a CDS encoding DUF2335 domain-containing protein: MQNADTQNRENEEAQALAEKVESTLIENPVFLERLLARPQIQAIVSSTFFRGPLPPPEMLKEYDDIVPNGAERIMAKSEREQAHRHRITEKGLDGEISRDKRGQWMAFAITMTILAIATFFAWKGEMVFAGTLITLDLIGLASVFVIGRYRPSNNNE, from the coding sequence TTGCAAAACGCTGACACACAGAACAGGGAAAATGAAGAGGCACAGGCGCTTGCCGAAAAGGTCGAGTCTACGCTGATTGAAAACCCGGTATTCCTTGAGCGCCTGCTTGCCAGGCCACAGATTCAAGCCATCGTTTCATCCACATTTTTTCGCGGACCGCTTCCCCCTCCAGAAATGCTGAAAGAGTACGATGATATCGTGCCCAACGGCGCTGAAAGGATCATGGCGAAAAGCGAGCGAGAGCAGGCCCATCGTCATCGTATCACTGAGAAAGGCCTCGACGGCGAGATAAGCAGAGACAAACGCGGGCAGTGGATGGCATTCGCCATTACCATGACTATTCTGGCGATCGCGACCTTTTTTGCCTGGAAAGGCGAAATGGTGTTTGCCGGTACGTTAATCACGCTTGATTTAATCGGGCTGGCGTCGGTATTTGTTATCGGACGATATCGTCCTTCCAACAACAACGAATAA